One segment of Aquimarina sp. BL5 DNA contains the following:
- a CDS encoding head GIN domain-containing protein yields the protein MRTVTIILSLALLSVTSVNAQWWGKGKKVEGNGNVVTKTRNLSSYDQVKLKGSLDVALVYGTEGNIKIEAESNLIQHVVTEVEGDILKIYVEKDYYLKPSNNKIILITVPFKDISKVSLSGSGDIYSKDTIKAESFETRVSGSGDVGLEVEAKELEGSVSGSGDLTLKGTTENLELNVTGSGDVKAYDLNAKNVDASVTGSGDIKLTSTYFLKARVTGSGDIDYKGNPEKEDKKVSGSGDITKH from the coding sequence ATGAGAACAGTAACAATCATTTTAAGCTTAGCATTATTAAGCGTAACATCAGTAAATGCACAATGGTGGGGAAAAGGTAAAAAAGTAGAAGGAAATGGTAATGTAGTTACCAAAACCAGAAATCTATCTAGTTATGATCAAGTAAAACTAAAAGGTAGTCTAGATGTAGCATTAGTATATGGAACAGAAGGGAATATTAAAATTGAAGCAGAAAGCAACCTAATCCAACATGTAGTTACCGAAGTTGAAGGTGACATATTAAAAATATACGTAGAAAAAGATTATTATCTAAAACCAAGTAACAATAAGATAATACTAATTACTGTACCTTTTAAAGACATCTCTAAAGTAAGCTTATCTGGATCAGGTGACATCTATTCTAAAGACACTATCAAAGCTGAATCCTTTGAGACTAGAGTTTCTGGATCTGGAGATGTAGGTTTAGAAGTTGAAGCAAAAGAATTAGAAGGATCTGTCTCTGGTAGCGGAGACCTGACACTAAAAGGTACTACAGAAAACCTAGAATTAAACGTAACGGGCTCTGGAGATGTAAAAGCATATGACTTAAATGCCAAAAATGTAGATGCATCTGTAACAGGTTCTGGCGATATCAAATTAACATCAACTTATTTTTTGAAAGCTCGTGTAACCGGTTCTGGAGACATTGATTACAAAGGGAATCCAGAAAAAGAAGATAAAAAAGTTTCTGGATCTGGGGATATAACAAAACATTAA
- a CDS encoding class I SAM-dependent rRNA methyltransferase: MNIVSDIKTQRLAIKLKPSAEKMVKRGHPWIFENSILKQNTKGNAGDLAIIYDHKKNTILAIGLYDPHSPIRIKLIQFKKAAQINSDWFSNRIEEAYTLRKPLLQTDTNSYRLLFGENDKMPGFIADVYDTVLVIKLYSHIWFPYLNWIVPCLIKQSDCKTVVVRLSRSLQTVGETYNLEDGKVIHGNLENEVVVFKEHGVLFSANVIKGHKTGYFLDHRHNRKRVGDLSKGKTVLDVFSYAGGFSIHALAGHAKEVISLDISKQALAMAKDNAALNEHSGNHTIIVADAFEGLQSLINQKKKFDIVVIDPPSFAKRESEIKKAKNSYARLAKLGAQLVENNGVLVLASCSSRVIAEEFFDICEENISNTGRRFILLDKTYHDIDHPITFPEGAYLKCGYYQLD; encoded by the coding sequence ATGAATATAGTATCGGATATTAAAACCCAAAGATTAGCAATAAAACTCAAACCTTCTGCAGAAAAGATGGTGAAGAGGGGGCATCCCTGGATTTTTGAAAATAGTATTCTTAAACAAAATACAAAAGGGAATGCTGGTGACTTAGCTATTATATACGATCACAAAAAGAATACAATATTGGCCATTGGATTATATGATCCACATTCTCCAATCAGGATAAAACTTATTCAGTTTAAAAAAGCAGCGCAAATTAATAGTGACTGGTTTAGTAATAGAATCGAGGAGGCATATACTTTAAGGAAACCTTTACTACAAACTGATACTAATAGTTACAGATTGCTGTTTGGTGAGAATGATAAGATGCCTGGTTTTATTGCAGATGTTTATGATACAGTTTTGGTTATAAAATTATATTCTCATATTTGGTTTCCATATCTTAATTGGATAGTTCCTTGTTTAATTAAGCAGTCTGATTGCAAAACGGTTGTAGTTCGATTAAGTAGATCTTTACAAACAGTTGGAGAAACTTATAACTTAGAGGATGGTAAGGTAATTCATGGAAATCTGGAAAATGAAGTTGTAGTTTTTAAGGAACATGGTGTTTTGTTTTCTGCTAATGTGATTAAAGGACATAAAACTGGATATTTTTTAGACCATCGACATAATCGTAAACGAGTAGGGGATCTATCTAAAGGAAAAACAGTATTAGATGTGTTCTCATATGCTGGTGGATTTTCTATTCATGCCTTAGCGGGTCATGCAAAAGAAGTTATAAGCTTGGATATTAGTAAACAGGCATTAGCAATGGCGAAAGATAATGCTGCTTTAAATGAACATTCTGGAAATCATACTATTATTGTTGCAGATGCTTTTGAAGGTTTACAAAGTTTAATTAATCAGAAAAAGAAATTTGATATTGTAGTGATTGATCCTCCGTCTTTTGCGAAAAGAGAAAGTGAGATTAAAAAAGCCAAAAATAGTTATGCTAGATTGGCTAAACTTGGAGCTCAATTGGTTGAAAATAATGGAGTTTTAGTCTTAGCGTCCTGTTCGTCAAGAGTAATCGCAGAAGAGTTTTTTGATATTTGTGAGGAAAATATTTCTAACACTGGAAGAAGATTTATATTACTAGATAAAACCTATCATGATATCGATCATCCGATCACTTTTCCAGAAGGTGCTTATCTGAAATGTGGATATTATCAACTAGATTAG
- the lon gene encoding endopeptidase La, with translation MTKSKLTTLDSLSLQGINEDAELIPLMTPEDEEEIDKEDLPETLPILPLRNTVLFPGVVIPITAGRDKSIKLLNEANNGNKTIGVVSQREEDVENPTSKDINKVGVVARILRVLKMPDGNTTVILQGKKRFKIDEILEEDPYIKARVVEVKENRPSAENQEFNTIIDSIKELALEIIKESPNIPSEASFAIKNIESNSFLINFVSSNLNLPVEEKQKILEIDSIKDRALATLKYMNLEFQKLELRNDIQNKVQHDMSQQQREYFLHQQMKTIQEELGGVSHEDEIEEMQARSKDKKWDETVKKHFDKELSKMRRMNPQVAEYSIQRNYLDLFLDLPWNEFSTDKFDLKRAKKILDRDHYGLDEVKKRIIEYLAVLKLRNDMKSPILCLYGPPGVGKTSLGKSIAEALGREYVRISLGGLRDEAEIRGHRKTYIGAMPGRIVQSLKKAGTSNPVFVLDEIDKLSVGNQGDPSSALLEVLDPEQNSEFHDNFLEMGFDLSKVMFIATSNSLNTIQPALRDRMEIINVTGYTIEEKVEIAKQHLLPKQLVEHGLDNSHLKIGKVQLEKIVEGYTRESGVRGLEKQIAKMVRYAAKNIAMEDSYNVKVSNEDVLEVLGVPRLERDKYENNEVAGVVTGLAWTSVGGDILFIESILSKGKGSLTITGNLGKVMKESATIAMEYIKANADILGINQDIFSNYNVHIHVPEGATPKDGPSAGITMLTSLVSLFTQRKVKKSIAMTGEITLRGKVLPVGGIKEKILAAKRAHIKEILLCEDNKRDIEEIKSEYLKGLKFHYVKEMSEVLELALTKSKVKNAKKL, from the coding sequence ATGACGAAATCCAAATTAACAACTCTTGACAGTTTGTCATTACAAGGAATAAATGAAGATGCAGAATTAATACCTTTAATGACTCCTGAAGATGAGGAGGAAATAGATAAAGAAGATCTACCCGAGACACTTCCTATATTACCGCTTAGAAATACAGTGTTGTTTCCTGGCGTAGTAATTCCTATTACAGCAGGTAGAGATAAATCGATTAAACTTCTTAATGAAGCTAACAATGGTAATAAAACTATTGGTGTAGTTTCTCAAAGAGAAGAGGATGTAGAAAACCCTACATCAAAAGATATAAATAAAGTAGGAGTAGTGGCGAGAATTTTAAGGGTTCTTAAGATGCCTGATGGAAATACTACTGTTATTCTACAAGGAAAAAAAAGGTTTAAGATAGATGAAATCTTAGAAGAAGATCCTTATATAAAGGCTAGAGTAGTAGAAGTAAAGGAAAACAGACCTTCTGCCGAGAATCAAGAATTTAATACGATCATTGATTCGATAAAGGAATTAGCATTAGAGATTATTAAAGAAAGCCCGAATATTCCTTCTGAGGCATCTTTTGCTATAAAGAATATAGAAAGTAATTCTTTCTTAATCAATTTTGTCTCCTCTAATCTTAATTTGCCTGTTGAAGAGAAACAAAAAATACTAGAAATAGATAGCATAAAGGATAGAGCACTTGCTACACTGAAGTATATGAATCTAGAGTTTCAGAAATTGGAACTTAGAAATGATATTCAAAATAAGGTGCAGCATGATATGAGCCAACAACAGCGTGAATATTTTCTTCATCAACAGATGAAAACTATTCAGGAAGAGCTTGGTGGAGTATCTCATGAAGATGAAATAGAAGAGATGCAAGCGCGCAGTAAGGATAAAAAATGGGATGAAACTGTAAAGAAGCATTTTGATAAAGAATTATCCAAAATGCGTCGTATGAATCCGCAGGTGGCAGAATATTCTATTCAGCGTAATTATCTTGATCTATTTTTAGATTTGCCTTGGAATGAGTTTAGTACCGATAAATTTGATCTAAAACGTGCCAAAAAGATTCTTGATCGTGATCATTATGGATTGGACGAAGTAAAAAAACGTATCATCGAGTATTTAGCAGTGCTAAAACTTCGTAATGATATGAAATCTCCAATACTATGTTTGTATGGGCCTCCGGGAGTTGGTAAAACCTCTTTAGGAAAATCTATTGCAGAAGCATTGGGTAGAGAATATGTTCGTATCTCATTAGGAGGATTACGAGACGAGGCTGAAATTAGAGGTCATAGAAAAACGTATATTGGTGCGATGCCTGGTAGAATTGTTCAAAGTCTTAAAAAGGCTGGGACAAGTAACCCTGTGTTTGTTTTAGATGAAATAGATAAACTCTCTGTTGGTAATCAGGGAGATCCTTCTTCTGCCTTGTTAGAAGTTTTAGATCCAGAACAAAACTCTGAGTTTCACGATAATTTCCTTGAGATGGGATTTGATCTTTCTAAAGTAATGTTTATAGCTACTTCTAATAGTCTAAATACAATACAGCCGGCATTACGCGATCGTATGGAGATTATTAATGTAACTGGATATACAATTGAAGAAAAAGTAGAAATCGCAAAACAACATTTACTACCGAAACAATTGGTAGAACATGGATTGGATAATTCACATCTTAAAATAGGAAAAGTTCAATTAGAAAAGATTGTAGAAGGTTATACTAGAGAATCGGGAGTAAGAGGCTTAGAAAAGCAAATAGCTAAAATGGTTAGGTATGCAGCTAAGAACATTGCAATGGAAGACTCATACAATGTTAAAGTTAGCAATGAAGATGTTTTAGAAGTACTAGGTGTTCCTAGATTAGAGCGAGACAAGTATGAGAACAATGAAGTGGCAGGTGTAGTAACAGGTTTAGCTTGGACGAGCGTAGGGGGTGATATTTTGTTTATAGAGTCCATTCTTTCTAAAGGAAAAGGAAGTCTTACTATTACCGGAAACTTAGGTAAAGTGATGAAAGAATCTGCTACTATTGCTATGGAATATATAAAAGCGAATGCAGATATATTGGGGATTAATCAGGATATTTTTAGCAACTATAATGTTCATATTCATGTTCCGGAAGGTGCAACTCCAAAAGATGGACCAAGTGCAGGTATAACCATGTTAACGTCATTAGTATCTTTATTCACACAAAGAAAGGTGAAAAAGAGTATAGCAATGACTGGAGAGATTACACTAAGAGGTAAAGTATTGCCAGTAGGAGGAATAAAAGAAAAAATTCTAGCAGCAAAAAGAGCACATATTAAAGAAATATTGCTTTGTGAAGATAATAAAAGAGATATTGAAGAAATAAAATCAGAATATCTTAAAGGATTGAAATTTCACTACGTAAAAGAAATGAGTGAAGTATTAGAATTAGCATTAACAAAAAGCAAGGTTAAAAATGCTAAAAAATTATAA
- a CDS encoding OmpA family protein — protein MKKVFTLIVLSGALMTTSCVSKKKYLALEEDLNNTRSTLQKTTVEKEELESKFAKIEARVADYNSKINSLRESNDEKMVMVDNLAVISNNTKEKMKETLAQVDPEKLQGARTLEDSMNLAVSHNLKSSLDDSLKEDEDISIDIDNTVVMISISDKMLFNSGSYRVSNKANDVLEKLAQVINSEPSLDVMIEGHTDPRTINTPALEDNWDLSVKRATSITRLLQKKYNVDPAKLIASGRSSYQPLVENDTEENMAINRRTRIVLLPNLDKFFAMLSSN, from the coding sequence ATGAAAAAAGTATTCACACTAATCGTATTATCTGGAGCTTTGATGACTACGTCTTGCGTATCTAAAAAGAAATACCTTGCTCTAGAAGAGGATTTAAACAATACTCGTAGTACGTTACAGAAAACCACTGTAGAAAAAGAAGAATTAGAATCTAAATTTGCAAAAATTGAGGCCAGAGTGGCAGATTATAATTCAAAAATTAATTCATTAAGAGAATCTAATGATGAGAAAATGGTAATGGTTGATAACCTTGCTGTAATTTCGAACAACACTAAAGAGAAGATGAAAGAAACATTAGCTCAAGTGGATCCAGAAAAACTTCAGGGAGCAAGAACCCTTGAAGATTCAATGAATCTTGCTGTTTCTCATAATCTAAAAAGTTCTTTAGATGATAGTTTGAAGGAAGATGAGGACATTTCTATCGATATTGATAACACGGTAGTTATGATTTCTATATCTGATAAAATGTTGTTTAATAGCGGAAGTTATAGAGTAAGTAACAAAGCCAATGATGTTTTAGAAAAACTAGCACAAGTAATTAATTCAGAGCCTAGTCTTGACGTTATGATCGAAGGTCATACAGACCCAAGAACAATTAACACCCCTGCATTAGAAGATAACTGGGATTTAAGTGTTAAAAGAGCAACTTCTATTACTAGATTATTACAAAAGAAGTACAATGTGGATCCTGCTAAATTAATAGCATCAGGAAGAAGCAGCTACCAACCTCTTGTAGAAAATGATACCGAAGAAAATATGGCTATTAATAGACGTACAAGAATCGTATTATTACCTAATCTAGATAAATTCTTTGCGATGCTATCATCAAATTAG
- a CDS encoding DUF4097 family beta strand repeat-containing protein yields MKPIYYKIICFLFLVPAISLGNVDTRKKGKYTKEKSLKKEFSVSSDALLKISNDYGNLDITSWDQDRIVMEINIKVNGNDEEKVIKKLESIDVVFEATSDLVSARTTFDKNGKSWWSKFSDGWGGNNLKLEINYTVKVPATNNIDLNNDYGSITIDKIKGNSKINCDYGQIIVGELLGNENKINIDYTHNSTIKYMKNGKINADYSDFILEKGGEILLNADYTKSKIMSVKELNYNCDYGSLKVENVGIFKGNGDYLDTNIENVSNSVNINTDYGSIDIKNLESTTKNVEIRTDYTGVNIGYSSNLNFDFIIKTSYGGISLDDDINIMKKNKENSSKDYQGYRGQQNSGATINISTSYGGVKLRKN; encoded by the coding sequence ATGAAACCAATATACTATAAAATAATATGCTTCCTATTTCTAGTTCCTGCGATCTCGCTTGGAAATGTAGATACGAGAAAAAAAGGGAAATACACCAAAGAAAAGTCCCTCAAAAAAGAATTCTCTGTAAGCAGTGATGCTTTATTAAAAATTAGCAATGACTACGGAAATCTGGATATTACTTCTTGGGATCAGGATAGAATTGTTATGGAAATTAATATAAAAGTTAATGGAAATGACGAAGAAAAAGTAATAAAAAAATTAGAAAGTATCGATGTGGTTTTTGAAGCTACTTCGGACTTAGTAAGCGCAAGAACTACTTTTGATAAAAATGGAAAATCTTGGTGGTCAAAATTCTCTGACGGTTGGGGCGGGAATAATTTAAAATTAGAAATTAATTATACCGTAAAAGTTCCTGCTACTAACAATATCGATCTTAATAATGATTACGGTAGTATTACGATTGATAAAATTAAAGGTAATTCAAAAATAAACTGTGATTATGGACAAATCATTGTTGGTGAATTGTTAGGTAACGAAAATAAGATCAATATAGACTATACACATAATAGTACTATAAAATATATGAAAAATGGAAAAATCAATGCTGACTATTCTGATTTCATATTAGAAAAAGGAGGCGAAATACTACTCAATGCTGATTATACAAAATCCAAAATAATGTCAGTTAAAGAACTTAATTATAACTGTGATTACGGAAGTCTAAAAGTTGAAAATGTCGGTATATTCAAAGGAAATGGAGACTATCTTGACACAAATATCGAAAATGTAAGTAATAGCGTAAATATCAACACCGATTACGGCTCTATTGATATTAAAAATTTGGAATCTACAACTAAAAATGTCGAAATAAGAACTGATTACACTGGTGTTAACATAGGTTATAGCAGTAATCTGAATTTTGATTTTATCATTAAAACATCGTACGGTGGTATCAGCCTTGATGACGATATCAATATTATGAAAAAAAATAAAGAAAATTCTAGCAAAGATTATCAAGGATATCGAGGTCAACAAAATAGTGGCGCAACAATTAACATTTCTACCAGTTATGGTGGAGTAAAACTTAGAAAAAATTAA
- a CDS encoding tyrosine-protein phosphatase, with product MHFLSKKEIPLKEFIPKGYVDMHSHLLSGIDDGVKTVYQSAFIIEQFEKLGVKKIITTPHVMQDVWPNTSEVIISKHTEMLKVLSSLDIKVTLQASAEYMLDDLFYKRIKDKDIIPLYQKYILVEMSTFNPPINLNEILFEIKLAGFTPILAHPERYSFYKDDINKFIELKESGFLFQLNLLSISGYYGEKVKNIGMKLLTENLFDFAGSDVHNHQQFEVLEKGFTAKYASKISELMKKNRSFS from the coding sequence TTGCATTTTTTATCTAAAAAAGAAATTCCACTTAAAGAATTCATACCAAAAGGTTATGTAGACATGCATTCACATTTATTATCTGGAATAGATGATGGAGTAAAAACAGTATATCAGTCTGCATTTATTATTGAGCAGTTTGAAAAACTTGGCGTAAAGAAGATAATTACTACGCCTCATGTCATGCAAGATGTATGGCCTAATACTTCAGAAGTTATTATATCCAAACATACAGAAATGCTAAAAGTGTTATCCTCTCTTGACATTAAGGTGACATTACAAGCCAGTGCGGAATATATGTTAGACGATCTTTTTTATAAAAGAATAAAAGACAAAGACATTATACCATTATACCAAAAATATATCTTGGTAGAAATGTCTACTTTTAATCCTCCAATTAATCTAAATGAAATACTTTTTGAAATTAAGTTAGCTGGTTTCACTCCTATCTTAGCACATCCAGAGCGGTACTCTTTTTACAAAGACGATATAAATAAATTCATCGAATTAAAAGAATCTGGGTTTTTATTTCAACTTAATTTACTTTCAATTTCCGGATATTATGGTGAAAAAGTTAAGAATATAGGAATGAAATTGCTTACTGAAAACCTTTTTGATTTTGCGGGTTCTGATGTACATAATCATCAACAGTTTGAAGTCTTAGAAAAAGGATTTACTGCAAAATACGCATCTAAAATATCGGAATTAATGAAAAAGAACCGATCTTTTAGTTAA
- a CDS encoding RNA polymerase sigma factor, whose product MTLTKLNTEQLVEKCRKCDQGAQMEIYNRYYKAMYNSAYRIIKDSAEAEDVMQEAFLTAFTKLSMLEDGKLFGAWLKKIVINSSLTISRKRNSYGEVPLETVAYALTDETEGVVREDLTSVKANAVLNTLKELKESYSTALSLHLIEGYDYEEICEILNISYSNCRTLISRAKESLRKKLLVA is encoded by the coding sequence TTGACACTAACCAAACTAAATACCGAGCAGCTGGTAGAAAAATGCCGCAAATGCGATCAGGGAGCGCAGATGGAAATTTATAATCGATACTATAAAGCCATGTATAATAGTGCCTATAGGATTATAAAAGATTCTGCAGAAGCTGAGGACGTGATGCAAGAAGCTTTTCTGACAGCATTCACTAAGCTATCAATGTTAGAAGATGGTAAATTGTTTGGAGCTTGGTTAAAAAAAATAGTTATTAATTCTAGTCTTACAATATCTCGTAAGCGTAATAGTTATGGTGAGGTCCCTTTAGAAACCGTAGCATATGCACTTACAGATGAAACAGAAGGGGTTGTAAGAGAGGATTTAACTAGTGTTAAAGCAAACGCAGTTTTAAATACGTTAAAAGAATTAAAAGAAAGTTATAGCACAGCTTTATCATTACACTTAATAGAAGGCTATGATTATGAAGAGATTTGTGAAATTTTGAACATATCATATTCTAACTGTCGTACACTCATTTCTCGCGCGAAAGAAAGTTTACGAAAAAAATTACTAGTTGCATGA
- a CDS encoding DUF2541 family protein, with the protein MKNIEIKKIVLPFLVIILLVGSSFTSNIKKWEHLGSRTVNYKLDRDVIKVTARDGAFKKLKVKVTNGSLNMHRIVVEYGNGENQVIQVRKNFKKGGATRLIDLKGNKRIIRDITFFYDTKNLSKNRAKIHVFGKH; encoded by the coding sequence ATGAAAAATATAGAAATAAAAAAAATAGTATTACCATTCTTGGTTATCATTCTTTTAGTAGGAAGTAGCTTTACTTCTAATATCAAAAAATGGGAACATTTAGGCTCTAGAACCGTAAACTATAAATTAGATCGCGATGTCATAAAAGTAACTGCTAGAGATGGAGCATTTAAAAAACTAAAGGTTAAAGTTACTAATGGTTCCTTAAACATGCATAGAATTGTGGTGGAATATGGTAATGGTGAAAACCAAGTTATTCAAGTTAGAAAAAACTTTAAAAAAGGCGGAGCAACAAGACTTATTGATCTAAAGGGCAATAAACGGATTATAAGAGATATTACCTTTTTCTATGACACTAAAAACCTATCTAAAAATCGTGCAAAAATTCACGTTTTCGGAAAGCATTAG
- a CDS encoding M57 family metalloprotease: MKKNKLLALCAIVLGITFSCQKKEVTEEVQGIVEEPTKEQLDKLFSMGINIDDVSIEDITNLDGKTYKYLVSGDILVPVSDLNSYPALKPLDGGDKQYRDVNIVSPVNRDIDILGYTGGSFALTSKMQTALSWAVNNYNALPNTLNFNLTFGTNFGPADIVVYKVNNAGGGGSAGFPNAQGEPYKWIRINSGTDAFTTNVNEHVIGHEIGHCLGLRHQDWYNRQSCGYTGPLPAEPPAIWIPGTPISAFADSLMLACFGPNEDGEFTDTDKTALNILY; the protein is encoded by the coding sequence ATGAAAAAAAATAAATTACTAGCACTTTGTGCAATTGTCCTAGGAATTACATTCTCTTGTCAAAAAAAAGAAGTTACTGAAGAAGTACAGGGAATTGTTGAAGAACCCACTAAAGAACAGCTTGATAAACTATTTAGTATGGGTATAAACATTGATGATGTTTCCATAGAAGACATTACCAATTTAGATGGAAAAACTTATAAATACCTTGTGTCTGGAGATATTTTAGTTCCTGTATCGGACTTGAACTCATACCCAGCATTGAAACCTTTGGATGGTGGAGATAAACAATATAGAGACGTAAACATAGTATCTCCTGTTAACAGAGACATTGATATTCTTGGATATACTGGTGGTAGTTTTGCGTTAACTTCAAAAATGCAAACAGCACTAAGCTGGGCAGTTAACAATTATAATGCACTACCCAATACGCTTAATTTCAATCTAACATTTGGCACAAACTTCGGTCCAGCAGACATTGTAGTTTATAAAGTAAATAATGCTGGTGGTGGTGGAAGCGCAGGCTTTCCTAATGCTCAAGGTGAGCCCTACAAATGGATAAGAATAAATTCTGGAACAGATGCATTTACTACCAATGTCAATGAACATGTAATAGGTCATGAAATTGGTCATTGTCTTGGACTAAGACATCAAGACTGGTATAATCGTCAAAGTTGTGGTTATACAGGTCCATTACCCGCAGAACCACCTGCTATCTGGATTCCTGGAACACCCATTTCGGCATTTGCAGATTCTTTAATGCTAGCATGTTTTGGTCCTAATGAAGATGGTGAATTTACAGATACGGATAAAACAGCTTTAAATATATTATATTAA
- a CDS encoding MJ1255/VC2487 family glycosyltransferase: MKILYGVPGEGMGHATRAKVILSHLIKSNELRIVSSDRAYQFLKKSFPDQTYEIKGFHFSYKDGVVSRSKTSVDIIKNAPENLITNFKKYKYLHDDFKPDIIISDFESFTYLYAKYQGVPIISIDNMQIIDRGKIDVKIPDSEKLNYKIAKAVVKAKLPNCNQYLISSFFNTKVKKKNSCLIPPIIRKEILNAKREIKNHILIYQSSCSEKKMIDLLNKLPDEKFLLYGFNKEEVHRNVSLKKFSETEFIDNFRTAKAVFCNGGYSFLSEALFLNKPICTVPIKNQFEQYLNGAYIEKLGYGKMLKDFKLKGIQDFLNDLSIFQQKISEYRQKDNSLLFNTLDKTLISISQQ; encoded by the coding sequence TTGAAAATATTATATGGAGTCCCGGGAGAGGGAATGGGGCATGCAACAAGAGCAAAAGTAATTCTTAGCCATTTAATTAAAAGTAATGAACTAAGAATAGTATCTAGCGATCGAGCATATCAATTTCTTAAGAAATCATTTCCTGATCAGACATATGAAATAAAAGGGTTTCATTTTTCATATAAAGATGGAGTAGTGTCTAGATCTAAAACATCGGTAGATATTATAAAAAACGCACCAGAAAACCTAATTACAAATTTTAAAAAATACAAATATCTTCATGATGATTTTAAACCAGATATTATTATATCTGATTTTGAATCCTTTACTTATTTATATGCTAAGTATCAAGGAGTTCCGATAATCAGCATCGATAATATGCAGATTATCGATCGTGGCAAAATAGATGTCAAGATACCTGATTCAGAAAAATTGAATTATAAGATAGCAAAAGCTGTAGTAAAAGCAAAACTTCCGAATTGTAATCAATATTTGATATCCTCTTTTTTTAATACTAAAGTTAAGAAGAAGAATAGTTGTTTAATACCACCAATAATTAGAAAAGAAATTCTAAATGCTAAGAGAGAGATAAAGAATCATATATTAATTTATCAATCATCTTGTAGCGAAAAGAAAATGATAGATCTTTTAAATAAGCTTCCTGATGAAAAATTCTTATTATATGGTTTTAATAAAGAAGAAGTTCATAGAAATGTATCATTAAAGAAATTTAGCGAAACTGAATTTATTGATAATTTTAGGACCGCTAAAGCAGTTTTCTGTAATGGAGGATATTCGTTTTTAAGCGAAGCATTATTCTTGAATAAACCTATCTGTACTGTTCCTATTAAAAATCAATTTGAACAATATCTAAATGGTGCTTATATAGAAAAATTAGGATATGGGAAAATGCTTAAAGATTTTAAACTTAAAGGAATACAAGATTTTTTAAATGATCTGTCTATATTTCAACAAAAGATATCAGAATACCGACAGAAAGACAATAGTTTATTGTTTAATACATTAGATAAAACGTTGATAAGTATATCACAACAATAA